The following are encoded together in the Dyella terrae genome:
- a CDS encoding cell envelope integrity protein TolA: protein MIIWGSGGGVCIAGDAGTRDCPVCQSAQRFDLTVSYRYAHIWYAFSWVTSRRYQAVCSRCHNGVALTKQEFQSRVSKDPIPVMRRRGWLLIPALVGLVIVVGAVQERRQGDDVAASIAAPHAGDVYFADLSKLVKGFDQSPAYGALKLVSADGNMLTFMAAKTAYNKKRSVESDVRSGKAGTDDYYDRDEPMTLSTDQLRQLQSNHVIYDVNHGADTPVAGTTSNAAGGPTTASASSTGHGGPSLAADYSRAVMQAVQTNWIRPDNTPASSCKVRVTQQPGGHITGIDIESDCPYDEAGKRSVVNAVRRADPLPYQGYEKAFQSTIVITFASMADASQP, encoded by the coding sequence ATGATCATTTGGGGAAGCGGCGGTGGCGTATGCATCGCCGGCGATGCGGGCACGCGAGATTGCCCGGTCTGCCAGAGCGCGCAGCGCTTTGATCTCACCGTCAGCTACCGCTACGCGCACATCTGGTACGCGTTCAGTTGGGTCACCAGCAGGCGGTATCAGGCGGTGTGTTCGCGCTGCCACAACGGTGTGGCGCTGACCAAGCAGGAGTTTCAGAGCCGCGTCAGCAAGGACCCGATTCCCGTCATGCGTCGCCGTGGCTGGCTGTTGATTCCGGCCCTCGTCGGTCTGGTCATCGTCGTGGGCGCCGTGCAGGAAAGGCGGCAGGGTGATGATGTGGCCGCATCCATCGCCGCGCCACACGCAGGGGATGTCTACTTCGCCGACTTGTCCAAATTGGTGAAGGGTTTTGACCAGTCACCGGCTTACGGTGCGTTGAAACTGGTTTCCGCCGATGGAAACATGCTGACTTTCATGGCGGCGAAAACGGCCTACAACAAGAAGCGGAGCGTAGAGAGCGACGTGCGCAGCGGAAAGGCCGGGACGGACGACTACTACGATCGGGACGAGCCCATGACGCTTTCCACCGATCAGCTTCGACAACTGCAGAGCAACCACGTCATCTACGACGTCAACCACGGTGCGGATACGCCGGTCGCGGGCACCACGTCGAATGCAGCAGGCGGACCCACAACGGCATCCGCATCGTCGACGGGCCATGGCGGTCCCTCACTGGCTGCGGACTACAGCCGTGCCGTCATGCAAGCAGTGCAGACGAACTGGATACGGCCCGACAACACGCCAGCCTCGTCCTGCAAGGTGCGGGTCACCCAGCAACCCGGCGGACATATCACGGGCATCGACATTGAGTCGGATTGCCCTTATGACGAGGCAGGCAAGCGCTCCGTCGTCAATGCCGTGCGGCGTGCAGATCCACTGCCTTACCAGGGTTACGAGAAGGCATTCCAGTCCACTATCGTGATCACCTTTGCGTCGATGGCCGACGCCTCGCAGCCTTAG
- a CDS encoding AcvB/VirJ family lysyl-phosphatidylglycerol hydrolase, with translation MKRFWKWTALVVLVAAAGGLWVWQPWHHASMDESLVQVPAQQGVTPLTGRQDVVAIFYSGDGGWRDLDQSLGKIIASHGIPVEGVSLLQYYWRNRSAEDSAADLDALITRTLAQNGKKRIWLIGFSFGADVLPTIVGKLSPEGRAHIAQIVLLSPSTDVNFEIEMEGYISAREGKWKTWTQDFFQWVNPVKHYDAMPPLESLGGHPPVVCYYGIKDKADTICADPKLPSWVKVYEKTGDHHFDYNYEGLAQQMIHELPASE, from the coding sequence TTGAAACGATTCTGGAAGTGGACTGCTCTCGTCGTACTGGTGGCTGCTGCGGGCGGCCTGTGGGTGTGGCAGCCGTGGCATCACGCCAGCATGGACGAATCGCTCGTGCAGGTACCCGCGCAGCAGGGCGTTACGCCGCTGACCGGGCGGCAGGACGTGGTCGCCATCTTTTATTCCGGTGACGGCGGCTGGCGCGACCTGGACCAGTCGCTAGGCAAGATCATCGCCTCTCACGGCATTCCGGTAGAGGGCGTGAGTTTGCTGCAGTACTACTGGCGCAACAGAAGCGCAGAGGACTCCGCAGCAGACCTCGATGCGTTGATCACGCGCACGCTGGCGCAGAACGGCAAGAAACGCATCTGGCTGATCGGCTTCTCGTTTGGCGCCGATGTGCTGCCCACCATCGTGGGCAAGCTCAGCCCGGAAGGACGCGCGCACATCGCCCAGATCGTGCTGCTCTCGCCCAGCACGGACGTGAACTTCGAGATCGAGATGGAAGGCTATATCTCGGCACGCGAAGGCAAATGGAAAACCTGGACGCAGGATTTCTTCCAGTGGGTCAATCCAGTCAAGCACTATGACGCCATGCCGCCGCTGGAATCCCTCGGCGGCCATCCGCCCGTCGTGTGCTACTACGGCATCAAAGACAAGGCCGACACCATCTGTGCCGATCCCAAGCTGCCGTCGTGGGTGAAGGTGTACGAGAAAACCGGCGACCATCACTTCGACTACAACTACGAAGGGCTGGCGCAGCAGATGATCCACGAGTTGCCTGCGAGTGAGTAA
- a CDS encoding hybrid sensor histidine kinase/response regulator: protein MVLVALILQAALAVSAPAPMPWTEPSFRNYGIPEGLPSSNIDALAMDHDGYLWVSTESGVARYGGGGFRIWRHDPRDSGSIPASPLATLFVDASGQLWGGGQEGLVRYDPAHENFHYWRNNPADNTSPSSDDVTALAQGTDGSLWVGHFDAGLDRMRKDGRGFDHVRSNLADPDSLVSDVIYALLADADGSVWVGAKGGVDHMLSDGRIRHLPFERPDNEYRDKPLRAYALRRENGTLMIATSFGLYALGENGVASLVAPDELPQQEVSSTATDRTGRLWVGFNDGLYVRQADGHFQHVQARPLLRHGLPDGNVYSLVLDQEGGLWIGTMNGLSYLPPDWADMRFFTHIPEAPESLVPGIYNAVAASRDNHLWVGGKNGAIDRIDLSTGKVEHLPFHMPQGKNVYSMAEDATGRLWFGSVSTPYLLDHGKVTELEGRRPERVEFGDDGTAYFEKPDGVIAVAPDGKRMRPLLLDPKAEEASVSDLRWFDHALWVATAAGLLRWEPGDLRARFVAGVRQGNIGQIDLRDGQLWTLDGEKLGHYQLDGGKAKLLATYPLYLQHPISDVLSIRGDKAGRVWFFSRSGLWRYDTHTDRVREFGLDQGLPDGQFTNVSIAEGADGYVYAATESGVLGFVPDSINESSRIPHVGLEGVSVRRGSRTQRLDGTNDHWRLNWDDRDLTITARAVSYIAPERNTYRFRLDGLDTDWVSTGHRAERSFTQLPSGDYQLRVQAAGPDGIWGELPAPLHLHVDTAPWLRWWAWLTYALLIGLILTAVLLALRRRQRQRMQLELVTQQHRLAQTASEAKTRFLAELGHEIRTPMTGVLGMAELLLSRPLGSTEKHYVQTIQRSGEVLLTLVNDALDLARIEAGRLQLTPAPFDPRSLLRDAAELQRGRAVSKGIALRVEVADDVPMQVLGDAVRIKQILLNLSGNALKFTEHGEVRLALDMAAGDLRYTVSDTGPGISPTDQARLFKRFEQLDSPQRGSGSGLGLSHLP, encoded by the coding sequence GTGGTGCTGGTAGCACTGATCCTTCAGGCCGCGCTGGCCGTGTCCGCGCCGGCCCCCATGCCATGGACGGAACCGAGCTTCCGCAATTACGGCATACCCGAGGGCCTGCCCAGCAGCAATATCGATGCGCTGGCGATGGACCACGACGGCTACCTGTGGGTGTCCACGGAATCCGGCGTTGCCCGCTATGGCGGTGGTGGATTCCGCATATGGCGGCACGATCCGCGCGACTCGGGCTCGATCCCGGCATCCCCGCTGGCCACCCTGTTCGTCGATGCGAGCGGCCAGCTCTGGGGCGGCGGGCAGGAAGGCTTGGTGCGCTACGACCCCGCCCACGAGAACTTCCACTACTGGCGCAACAATCCGGCCGACAACACCTCCCCCAGCAGTGACGATGTGACGGCACTGGCGCAGGGCACGGATGGATCGCTGTGGGTCGGGCATTTCGATGCGGGCCTGGACCGCATGCGCAAGGATGGCCGCGGTTTCGACCATGTGCGGAGCAACCTTGCCGATCCGGACAGCCTTGTATCGGACGTGATCTACGCGCTGCTGGCGGATGCCGATGGCAGCGTATGGGTCGGCGCGAAAGGCGGCGTGGACCATATGCTGTCGGACGGGCGCATCCGCCACCTGCCGTTCGAGCGTCCGGACAACGAGTATCGCGACAAACCGCTGCGCGCCTACGCGTTGCGACGCGAGAACGGCACGCTGATGATCGCCACCAGCTTTGGGCTTTACGCGCTTGGCGAGAATGGCGTGGCCAGCCTGGTGGCGCCGGACGAGCTGCCGCAGCAGGAGGTGTCCTCCACCGCAACGGACCGCACGGGTCGGCTATGGGTGGGCTTCAACGACGGCTTGTACGTACGCCAGGCGGACGGACACTTCCAGCATGTGCAGGCACGTCCCCTGCTCCGGCATGGCCTGCCCGACGGCAACGTCTACAGCCTCGTGCTCGATCAGGAAGGTGGTTTGTGGATCGGCACCATGAACGGCTTGAGCTACCTGCCGCCCGACTGGGCCGACATGCGGTTCTTCACGCATATACCGGAAGCCCCGGAGAGCCTGGTGCCAGGCATCTACAACGCGGTGGCGGCGAGCAGGGACAACCACCTGTGGGTGGGCGGCAAGAACGGTGCAATCGACCGGATCGACCTGTCCACCGGCAAGGTCGAACACCTGCCGTTCCACATGCCGCAAGGCAAGAATGTTTACAGCATGGCGGAAGACGCCACGGGGCGGCTGTGGTTCGGCTCGGTCAGCACGCCCTACCTGCTGGATCACGGCAAGGTCACTGAGCTCGAAGGGAGAAGGCCCGAGCGTGTCGAATTCGGCGACGACGGCACGGCCTACTTCGAAAAGCCCGATGGCGTCATCGCGGTCGCCCCGGATGGCAAGCGCATGCGCCCCTTGCTGCTCGATCCCAAGGCCGAGGAGGCCAGCGTCAGTGATCTGCGCTGGTTCGACCATGCGCTGTGGGTCGCCACCGCCGCGGGCCTGTTGCGCTGGGAACCCGGCGACCTGCGGGCGCGTTTCGTGGCCGGCGTGCGCCAGGGCAACATCGGTCAGATCGACCTGCGGGACGGACAGCTATGGACGCTCGACGGCGAAAAGCTGGGCCATTACCAACTGGACGGCGGCAAGGCCAAGTTGCTGGCCACGTATCCGTTGTATCTGCAGCACCCCATTTCCGATGTCCTCAGCATCCGTGGTGACAAGGCTGGGCGAGTCTGGTTTTTCTCGCGCAGCGGCCTGTGGCGCTACGACACGCACACCGACAGAGTGCGTGAATTCGGCCTCGACCAAGGGCTGCCGGACGGACAATTCACCAATGTCAGCATCGCTGAAGGGGCAGACGGCTACGTCTATGCCGCAACCGAGAGCGGCGTGCTTGGCTTCGTCCCCGACAGCATCAATGAATCCTCGCGCATACCGCACGTGGGCCTTGAAGGCGTCAGCGTGCGACGCGGCAGCCGTACGCAACGCCTCGATGGCACGAACGATCATTGGCGCCTGAACTGGGACGACCGTGACCTGACCATCACCGCCCGTGCCGTTTCGTACATCGCGCCCGAACGCAATACGTATCGCTTCCGCCTTGACGGGCTGGACACCGATTGGGTGAGTACCGGCCACCGCGCCGAACGCAGCTTTACCCAGTTGCCCAGCGGCGATTACCAGTTGCGAGTGCAGGCGGCAGGCCCGGACGGCATATGGGGCGAACTGCCAGCGCCACTGCACCTGCACGTCGACACCGCGCCATGGTTGCGTTGGTGGGCATGGCTGACCTACGCACTACTGATCGGCCTGATCCTTACCGCCGTGCTGCTCGCACTGCGTCGCCGTCAGCGCCAGCGCATGCAACTGGAACTGGTGACGCAACAGCATCGTCTCGCGCAAACCGCGAGCGAGGCGAAGACACGCTTTCTTGCTGAGCTGGGTCACGAGATCCGCACGCCGATGACCGGCGTGCTGGGCATGGCCGAGCTGCTGCTGAGCCGCCCGCTGGGCTCGACCGAAAAGCACTACGTGCAGACCATCCAGCGCTCTGGCGAAGTGCTGCTGACGCTGGTGAATGATGCCCTCGACCTGGCGCGCATCGAAGCGGGTCGATTGCAACTTACGCCCGCGCCGTTCGATCCGCGCTCGCTGCTGCGCGACGCGGCCGAGCTGCAGCGCGGCCGCGCCGTGAGCAAGGGCATCGCCCTGCGCGTGGAAGTGGCCGACGACGTGCCGATGCAGGTGCTGGGCGATGCCGTGCGCATCAAGCAGATCCTGCTCAATCTCAGCGGCAACGCATTGAAGTTTACCGAGCATGGTGAGGTCCGCCTCGCGCTGGACATGGCCGCGGGCGACCTGCGCTATACGGTAAGCGATACCGGCCCTGGCATTTCCCCGACCGATCAGGCGCGCCTGTTCAAGCGCTTCGAGCAGTTGGACAGCCCGCAGCGCGGCTCAGGCAGCGGCTTGGGTCTCAGCCATCTGCCGTGA
- the mprF gene encoding bifunctional lysylphosphatidylglycerol flippase/synthetase MprF, which translates to MVEQTGAEAPIPGDVLARPGLMARLRRLAGPLLSVAMLCLALWALRHLASEVSYREVARYVHGLENYRLALAVLLTAGSYGVMILYDWFGLKYIGKHLPGAQVSLISFISYAFSNALGMALLISGSIRYRFYIQAGLSTAEVAKVVVYTTLSFWLGLSALTGVTLLLVPVPPSLPLASWRIPVAIVLTLVPLLWIAGSRLLGRPLRLWRWRVSLPSTLVATRQVLVGAVDWGLAAYVLYLLMPNQVDTGFGHFLAIFVLAQIAGLISHVPGGLGVFEAVMLAGFGAEGNQGLEAPILGALAAYRLIYYFLPLFAATVVVLWREARGLRQKTLLAPWFTALLPPFFAGLTMVSGAVLLFSGATSALPARMAILRDMLPLAVLEVSHFLSSVVGMMLLILARGLQRRLDAAYVLTLVLLVLGAVLSLLKGIDYEEATLLSVLALALAPAHRLFYRRASMFSASFSWGWIIAIVAVLVCAGWLVGFSYKHVEYSKNLWWEFSFYHGGAPRALRALVGAAAAGLLFALANLIRPARPDLHLPNEDDLQRALPLIKNFTSAQAHLALTGDKTLLFDADNRAFIMYDVEGRSWVAMGDPVGEDEGARRELVWTFRDQCERAGGWPLFYQVRPDDLDLYLEVGMNFLKIGEEARVDLTGFNLDGKSKKVLRNTINKLTRDGMRMEIVPADAVTALMPQLKKISDAWMRDKGVREKGFSLGTFDPRYLERTPMALVWQGEELVAFANLFLTENKEEASLDLMRHLPDGTAGVMDFLFISLMQWSKQEGYRWFNLGMAPFSGLQNRRSAPLWSRLGAMLFGRGEKFYNFRGLRKYKDKFDPVWEPRYLAVPNGIALPLVFANVASLISGGLSGMVRR; encoded by the coding sequence GTGGTGGAGCAGACAGGGGCGGAGGCCCCGATTCCCGGTGATGTGCTTGCACGGCCAGGCCTGATGGCCCGGTTGCGCAGGCTTGCCGGTCCGCTGCTTTCGGTGGCCATGCTGTGCCTGGCGCTGTGGGCGCTGCGCCATCTCGCCAGCGAGGTGAGCTACCGCGAGGTGGCTCGCTACGTCCATGGGCTGGAAAACTACCGCCTCGCGCTGGCCGTGCTGCTCACGGCGGGCAGCTACGGCGTGATGATCCTGTACGACTGGTTCGGGCTGAAGTACATCGGCAAGCACCTGCCGGGTGCACAGGTCAGCCTCATCTCCTTCATCAGCTACGCCTTCAGCAACGCGCTGGGCATGGCGTTGCTGATCTCCGGCTCCATCCGCTACCGGTTCTACATCCAGGCCGGTCTGTCCACGGCGGAAGTCGCGAAGGTCGTGGTCTACACCACGCTTAGCTTCTGGCTCGGCCTGAGTGCGCTCACCGGTGTCACCTTGCTGCTGGTGCCTGTGCCGCCCTCCTTGCCGTTGGCGAGTTGGCGCATCCCCGTCGCCATCGTGCTCACACTGGTTCCGCTGTTGTGGATCGCCGGCAGTCGCTTGCTTGGACGTCCCTTGCGCCTGTGGCGTTGGCGCGTGAGTTTGCCGAGCACGCTGGTCGCTACGCGGCAGGTGTTGGTGGGCGCGGTGGATTGGGGCTTGGCGGCCTACGTGCTGTACCTGTTGATGCCCAATCAGGTGGATACGGGGTTCGGCCATTTCCTGGCGATCTTCGTACTGGCGCAGATCGCCGGCCTGATCAGCCACGTGCCCGGTGGCCTTGGCGTGTTCGAGGCGGTGATGCTGGCCGGCTTCGGCGCGGAAGGAAACCAGGGCCTGGAAGCGCCCATCCTTGGCGCACTGGCGGCCTACCGCCTCATCTACTACTTCCTGCCGCTGTTTGCCGCCACCGTGGTGGTGCTGTGGCGCGAGGCGCGCGGCCTGCGCCAGAAGACACTGCTGGCGCCGTGGTTCACCGCCCTGCTGCCGCCGTTCTTCGCTGGCCTCACCATGGTGTCGGGCGCGGTGCTGCTGTTCTCCGGCGCCACGTCGGCGCTGCCGGCGCGCATGGCGATCCTGCGCGACATGTTGCCGCTGGCCGTGCTGGAAGTGTCCCACTTCCTCTCCAGCGTGGTCGGCATGATGCTGCTGATCCTCGCGCGTGGCCTGCAGCGTCGACTCGATGCGGCTTACGTGCTCACGTTGGTCCTGCTGGTGCTCGGCGCGGTGCTGTCGCTGCTCAAGGGCATCGACTACGAAGAAGCCACCTTGCTGTCCGTGCTGGCGTTAGCGCTGGCGCCGGCGCACCGCCTGTTCTATCGGCGCGCGTCGATGTTCAGCGCGAGCTTCTCGTGGGGTTGGATCATCGCCATCGTGGCGGTGCTGGTGTGCGCCGGCTGGCTGGTCGGCTTCAGCTACAAACACGTGGAATACAGCAAAAATCTGTGGTGGGAGTTCAGCTTCTATCACGGTGGTGCACCCCGTGCGTTGCGTGCGCTCGTGGGCGCGGCGGCGGCGGGCCTGCTGTTTGCGCTGGCCAACCTCATCCGTCCTGCGCGCCCCGATCTGCACCTGCCAAACGAAGACGACCTGCAGCGTGCGTTGCCGCTGATCAAGAACTTCACCTCGGCGCAGGCACACCTGGCCCTGACGGGTGACAAGACGTTGCTGTTCGATGCCGACAACCGTGCCTTCATCATGTACGACGTGGAAGGTCGCAGCTGGGTGGCGATGGGCGATCCGGTGGGCGAGGACGAAGGCGCGCGCCGCGAACTGGTATGGACCTTCCGCGACCAGTGCGAACGCGCCGGTGGCTGGCCGCTGTTCTATCAGGTGCGGCCGGACGATCTCGACCTGTACCTGGAAGTGGGTATGAACTTCCTCAAGATCGGCGAGGAGGCACGCGTCGACCTTACTGGCTTCAACCTCGACGGCAAGTCCAAGAAGGTGTTGCGCAACACCATCAACAAGCTCACCCGCGACGGCATGCGTATGGAGATCGTGCCGGCCGACGCGGTGACCGCGTTGATGCCGCAGCTAAAGAAGATCTCCGATGCCTGGATGCGCGACAAGGGCGTACGCGAGAAGGGCTTCTCGCTGGGCACCTTCGACCCGCGCTACCTGGAGCGCACGCCCATGGCGCTGGTGTGGCAGGGCGAGGAACTGGTGGCCTTTGCCAACCTGTTCCTCACCGAGAATAAAGAAGAAGCCTCGCTCGATCTCATGCGCCACCTGCCCGACGGCACGGCCGGCGTCATGGACTTCCTGTTCATCAGCCTCATGCAGTGGTCCAAGCAGGAAGGCTACCGCTGGTTCAATCTAGGCATGGCCCCGTTCTCCGGCTTGCAGAATCGCCGCAGCGCACCGCTGTGGAGCCGCCTTGGCGCCATGCTGTTCGGCCGTGGCGAGAAGTTCTACAACTTCCGTGGGCTGCGCAAATACAAAGACAAATTCGACCCCGTGTGGGAACCTCGTTACTTGGCGGTGCCTAACGGCATCGCGCTTCCGCTGGTGTTCGCCAACGTGGCGAGCCTTATCTCGGGTGGATTGTCTGGCATGGTGCGCCGTTGA
- a CDS encoding OPT family oligopeptide transporter: MSGNLSQTESRKELTVRGLILGVIITVVFTAANVFFGLKAGLTFATSIPAAVISMALLRGFKNSTIQENNIVQTIASAAGTLSSIIFVLPGMIMIGWWADFPFWTSFAVCALGGILGVMYSIPLRRALVTDTDLPYPEGLACAEVLKVGSGDDADADSVEEGRAGLLAVMWGSIVSAVFAVVVATQVFASDFVRNFRVNDKGGVSGFDFNLSFALFAIGHLVGLSVGIAMLIGAIIGWGWGVPHYSVLGDMSASVADLANTTWSHKVRFVGAGAIGVSAIWTLAKLVKPVITGLTSAMAASRVRKAGNADSLPRTERDIPIGIVGLITLACFIPIGWLLGYFGETAGLGDHVAVLAIGGVAFVVLMGFFVSTVCGYMAGLIGSSNSPLSGVGILVVIAAALLLVAFVKPHVGPEEGKALVAFALFITSVVFTVAAIANNNLQDLKTGQLVDATPWKQQAALVIGVIAGAAVIPPVLDLLNKAYGFVGVAGAGPHALPAPQAGLISALAQGVITNNIDWSLIITGIWIGVAIIIIDEVLRRTTKRLSMPPLAVGLGIYLPTVSTLMVVVGSVVGWYFDRRADRAKKPETTKQLGVLLASGLIVGESVTGVVIAFIVGFSGKAAPLALVGENFGEAAQWIGGIAFALIVLFMYLWVARMAKRLSSKA; this comes from the coding sequence GTGAGCGGCAATCTTTCCCAAACCGAATCTCGCAAAGAGCTGACCGTCCGCGGTCTCATCCTTGGCGTCATCATCACGGTGGTATTCACCGCCGCCAACGTGTTCTTCGGTCTCAAGGCCGGCCTCACCTTTGCCACCTCGATTCCGGCGGCGGTGATTTCCATGGCCCTGCTGCGTGGATTCAAGAATTCCACCATCCAGGAAAACAACATCGTCCAGACCATCGCGTCGGCGGCGGGCACGCTGTCGTCGATCATCTTTGTGCTGCCCGGCATGATCATGATCGGCTGGTGGGCGGATTTCCCGTTCTGGACGTCGTTCGCTGTCTGCGCGCTGGGCGGCATCCTGGGCGTGATGTATTCGATCCCTCTGCGCCGCGCGCTGGTGACCGATACCGACCTGCCGTATCCGGAAGGTTTGGCCTGCGCCGAAGTGCTCAAGGTCGGCAGCGGTGACGATGCAGACGCGGACAGCGTGGAAGAAGGCCGTGCCGGCCTGCTTGCCGTGATGTGGGGCTCCATTGTCTCGGCGGTGTTCGCCGTGGTGGTTGCCACGCAGGTGTTCGCGTCGGACTTTGTGCGCAACTTCCGCGTCAACGACAAGGGCGGGGTCAGCGGTTTCGACTTCAATCTTTCCTTCGCGTTGTTCGCCATCGGCCATCTGGTCGGCCTGTCGGTGGGTATCGCCATGCTCATCGGCGCGATCATCGGCTGGGGCTGGGGCGTGCCGCATTACTCGGTGCTGGGCGATATGTCCGCCTCGGTGGCGGATCTGGCCAACACCACCTGGAGCCACAAGGTGCGCTTCGTTGGCGCTGGCGCCATCGGCGTGTCGGCCATCTGGACGCTCGCCAAGCTGGTGAAGCCGGTGATCACAGGCCTGACCTCGGCCATGGCCGCCTCCCGTGTGCGCAAGGCCGGCAACGCCGATTCGCTGCCGCGCACCGAGCGCGATATCCCGATCGGCATCGTGGGTCTGATCACGCTGGCTTGCTTTATTCCGATCGGGTGGTTGCTCGGCTATTTCGGCGAGACGGCTGGCCTGGGCGATCACGTGGCCGTGCTCGCCATCGGCGGCGTGGCCTTCGTCGTGCTGATGGGCTTCTTCGTCTCCACCGTGTGCGGCTACATGGCCGGTTTGATTGGTTCCTCCAACAGTCCGCTGTCGGGCGTGGGCATTCTCGTGGTCATCGCCGCGGCGCTGCTGCTGGTGGCGTTTGTAAAGCCGCATGTCGGTCCGGAAGAGGGCAAGGCGCTGGTGGCGTTCGCGTTGTTCATCACCTCGGTGGTGTTCACCGTGGCGGCCATTGCCAACAACAACCTGCAGGACCTGAAGACCGGTCAGCTGGTGGACGCCACGCCGTGGAAACAGCAGGCAGCGCTGGTGATCGGCGTGATCGCTGGCGCGGCGGTGATCCCGCCTGTGCTGGACCTGCTCAACAAGGCTTACGGTTTCGTCGGTGTGGCTGGTGCGGGCCCGCATGCCTTGCCGGCACCGCAGGCCGGTTTGATCTCCGCGCTGGCGCAGGGTGTGATCACCAACAACATCGACTGGAGCCTGATCATCACGGGTATCTGGATCGGCGTGGCGATCATCATCATCGACGAGGTTCTGCGTCGCACCACCAAGCGTCTGAGCATGCCGCCGCTGGCGGTGGGTCTGGGCATTTATCTGCCCACGGTCAGCACGCTCATGGTGGTGGTGGGTTCGGTGGTCGGCTGGTATTTCGACCGTCGCGCGGATCGCGCCAAGAAGCCGGAAACCACCAAGCAATTGGGCGTGCTGCTCGCCTCTGGCCTGATTGTCGGCGAGAGCGTGACCGGCGTGGTGATCGCCTTCATCGTTGGGTTCTCCGGCAAGGCCGCGCCGCTGGCGCTGGTGGGCGAGAACTTTGGCGAGGCGGCACAGTGGATCGGCGGCATCGCCTTCGCCCTGATCGTGCTCTTCATGTACCTGTGGGTGGCCCGGATGGCCAAGCGCTTGAGCAGCAAAGCCTGA
- a CDS encoding ATP-binding response regulator, producing the protein MGGQISLESTLGKGSTFRVDLPLPAVDGHVDTTVAEAVASGGPSLRLLLLEDDLTVAAVITGLLEAQGHQIDHVPNGLRALQAMESQNYDAALVDLDLPGVDGFKWARLVRSREQDGEHLPMVAITARSGGDEETRAREAGMDGFLRKPLHGQQLAKALAAAIRPPQLA; encoded by the coding sequence ATGGGCGGACAGATCAGCCTGGAATCCACCCTGGGCAAGGGCAGCACGTTCCGAGTGGACCTACCCCTGCCCGCCGTGGATGGGCACGTCGACACCACCGTTGCCGAAGCCGTGGCAAGCGGCGGCCCCAGCCTGCGCCTGTTGCTGCTGGAGGACGACCTGACCGTGGCCGCCGTGATTACCGGCCTGCTGGAAGCCCAGGGCCACCAGATAGACCACGTACCCAATGGCTTGCGTGCCTTGCAGGCGATGGAGAGCCAAAACTACGACGCCGCCCTGGTCGACCTGGATCTGCCCGGCGTCGATGGTTTCAAGTGGGCGCGTCTGGTGCGCTCACGCGAGCAGGATGGCGAACACCTGCCGATGGTCGCCATCACCGCGCGCTCCGGCGGCGATGAGGAAACACGGGCGCGCGAGGCGGGCATGGACGGCTTCCTGCGCAAGCCATTGCACGGTCAGCAGTTGGCGAAGGCACTGGCTGCCGCTATTCGCCCGCCCCAGCTCGCCTGA
- a CDS encoding DUF805 domain-containing protein, giving the protein MSVAIHNEHVMRTTAWIRKLMSFAGTATRGAMIGVVCMLLICITITGAHGTLWWLPSQLVVAVSLIWLLWVFAATSVRRLHDLGYSGHWFWLLLMPAVSQCVTILLCCLPAKKIDNAFALDSRESNEVALPRWQRVVLCLILVWVLLAFVTAGADRSSTAQERCLDLLVIGALPLYVLWLPWWLWITIRDRRSTDPSRFWLRRLVIGVSVTWLMAVLCIALSAELDSLSEAVIMLLLFGVAPVLVVWLAYWLLRKYLASRRAT; this is encoded by the coding sequence ATGAGCGTCGCCATTCACAACGAACATGTCATGCGTACCACCGCCTGGATCAGAAAGCTGATGTCCTTCGCAGGAACGGCAACGCGTGGAGCCATGATTGGCGTTGTCTGCATGTTGCTTATCTGCATCACTATTACAGGCGCTCATGGCACCCTCTGGTGGTTGCCGAGCCAACTCGTCGTCGCCGTATCGCTTATCTGGCTGCTATGGGTGTTCGCCGCAACCAGCGTTCGGCGGTTGCATGACCTTGGCTATAGCGGCCACTGGTTCTGGCTACTGCTGATGCCCGCCGTATCGCAGTGCGTAACGATCTTGCTTTGTTGTCTGCCCGCCAAAAAAATCGATAACGCGTTTGCTCTGGATTCGCGTGAAAGCAACGAGGTAGCGCTTCCACGTTGGCAGCGCGTCGTCCTCTGCTTGATCTTAGTCTGGGTGCTGTTGGCCTTCGTGACGGCCGGAGCTGACCGTAGTTCGACCGCTCAGGAACGTTGCCTTGACCTTCTCGTTATCGGTGCGCTCCCGCTCTACGTGCTTTGGTTACCTTGGTGGTTGTGGATAACCATCAGGGATCGCCGCAGCACTGACCCGTCACGGTTCTGGCTGCGGCGTCTGGTGATAGGCGTATCCGTCACCTGGTTGATGGCGGTGCTTTGTATCGCACTGAGCGCTGAGCTGGACTCGCTGAGCGAAGCGGTGATCATGCTGTTGCTCTTCGGCGTCGCGCCCGTGTTGGTCGTGTGGCTTGCTTACTGGCTCTTGCGGAAATATCTGGCGAGCCGACGCGCTACCTAG